The following coding sequences lie in one Peromyscus maniculatus bairdii isolate BWxNUB_F1_BW_parent chromosome 3, HU_Pman_BW_mat_3.1, whole genome shotgun sequence genomic window:
- the Gng11 gene encoding guanine nucleotide-binding protein G(I)/G(S)/G(O) subunit gamma-11, with amino-acid sequence MPALHMEDLPEKEKLKMEVEQLRKEVKLQRQQVSKCSEEIKNYIEERSGDDPLVKGIPEDKNPFKEKGSCVIS; translated from the exons ATGCCTGCCCTTCACATGGAGGATCTGCCGGAAAAGGAAAAGCTGAAGATGGAGGTTGAGCAACTTCGCAAAGAAGTGAAGTTGCAGAGACAACAG GTGTCTAAATgttctgaagaaataaagaactATATCGAAGAACGTTCTGGAGATGATCCTCTGGTGAAGGGAATCCCAGAAGACAAGAATCCCTTTAAAGAAAAGGGCAGCTGTGTCATTTCTTAA